A stretch of bacterium DNA encodes these proteins:
- a CDS encoding aldo/keto reductase encodes MRIVLFSWLLTILFSMRFLGEFLGHRVEGRLTTAGELAMVGLVVGSIGISLALTIRAIGASGSTPNGGEPAAPSRRRFLGAAAASVAGVGASLAAAVWPNRKWGSVTVKNIFAVRPEYRSEVRRDEWVGSKVQGYRRLGRTNAMVSDISLGSGSSTGGRQTVEVTREAIERGINYFDTAPDYAETGSERRFGEAMKGYRDRMFVATKFCLPTGHLGPGTPVEGYMRAVEGSLERLQTDYVDLVHVHSCDSVERLMDPNVHEAFDRLKEQGKVRFLGVSTHTPNLETVADAAIDSDRFDVMMLAYHFGAWPRLADIVDRAAAKDIGIVAMKTLRGSMHHFLDWTPDERDSFTQASFKWVLSNPSVACLVISLWETGQLDEFLYASGQSLRPGDTDVLERYSALTTESHCRPHCGICLDTCPEGLPIHDVLRHRMYFEHFGAQKEGMRLYGALERNASVCASCSAPCTNACPDGVDIPGRMRGAHDLLSST; translated from the coding sequence ATGCGAATCGTGCTCTTCTCCTGGCTGCTGACGATCCTCTTCTCGATGCGCTTTCTCGGCGAGTTCCTGGGCCACCGCGTCGAGGGCCGCCTCACGACCGCGGGCGAGCTCGCGATGGTCGGGCTGGTCGTGGGCTCCATCGGAATCAGCCTGGCCCTCACGATCCGCGCGATCGGCGCCTCCGGCTCCACACCGAACGGGGGTGAACCCGCCGCCCCGAGCCGCCGCCGGTTCCTGGGCGCGGCCGCGGCCTCCGTCGCCGGCGTGGGGGCGAGCCTGGCCGCCGCCGTCTGGCCCAACCGCAAGTGGGGCAGCGTCACGGTCAAGAACATCTTCGCCGTCCGACCGGAGTACCGATCCGAGGTCCGCCGCGACGAGTGGGTGGGCTCGAAGGTCCAGGGCTATCGGCGGCTGGGCCGCACGAACGCGATGGTCTCGGACATCTCGCTGGGCTCCGGGTCGAGCACCGGCGGTCGCCAGACCGTCGAGGTGACGCGCGAGGCGATCGAGCGCGGGATCAACTACTTCGACACCGCCCCCGACTACGCCGAGACCGGCTCCGAGCGACGCTTCGGCGAGGCCATGAAGGGCTACCGCGACCGGATGTTCGTCGCGACCAAGTTCTGTCTGCCGACGGGGCACCTCGGTCCCGGCACCCCCGTCGAGGGCTACATGCGTGCGGTCGAAGGGAGCCTCGAACGGCTCCAGACCGACTACGTCGACCTCGTCCACGTCCATTCCTGCGACAGCGTCGAGCGGCTGATGGACCCGAACGTCCACGAGGCCTTCGACCGCCTGAAGGAACAGGGCAAGGTCCGCTTCCTCGGCGTGTCGACCCATACGCCGAACCTCGAAACCGTCGCCGACGCCGCCATCGACAGCGACCGCTTCGACGTGATGATGCTCGCCTATCACTTCGGCGCCTGGCCGCGGCTCGCGGACATCGTCGACCGGGCCGCCGCGAAGGACATCGGCATCGTCGCGATGAAGACGCTCCGCGGGTCGATGCACCATTTCCTCGACTGGACGCCGGACGAGCGCGACTCCTTCACCCAGGCTTCGTTCAAGTGGGTCCTCTCGAACCCGAGCGTGGCCTGCCTCGTGATCTCGCTCTGGGAGACCGGGCAGCTCGACGAGTTCCTCTACGCGTCGGGTCAGAGCCTGCGTCCCGGCGACACCGACGTCCTCGAACGCTACTCGGCACTCACGACCGAGAGCCACTGCCGCCCCCACTGCGGCATCTGCCTCGACACCTGCCCGGAGGGCCTCCCGATCCACGACGTGCTCCGACACCGCATGTACTTCGAGCACTTCGGCGCCCAGAAGGAAGGCATGCGACTCTACGGGGCCCTCGAGCGGAACGCGTCGGTCTGTGCGAGCTGCTCGGCGCCGTGCACGAACGCCTGCCCCGACGGTGTCGACATCCCCGGCCGGATGCGCGGCGCCCACGACCTGCTCTCGTCGACTTGA
- a CDS encoding aldehyde dehydrogenase family protein has protein sequence MTLLSGDRIDHWIAGTRVAPAGGAYLASVDPSVGKPWIEIPDGDASDVDAAVAAAKAAFGGPWHDMAAMQRAALLRAAAVEIAKHAEELATIECRDNGKPIREAIPGDLPSVVEMMNYWGGQADKIHGSTVEISPLSHNFVRHEPLGVVGIIVPWNSPLAILAAKVGAALAAGNTVVLKPAEQAAASILTIADCFDAAGFPPGVVNVVSGRGEVVGDALVRHPDVRKIAMTGSTETARVISERAAPTLKQLAFELGGKSPNIVFADADLEIAVPGASTNSVFTGGAGQTCVAGSRLLIHASIYDELIDRIEAHVAENVRLGNALDHATAMGPIAFDRQYEKVKSYIELGQKEGAELAFGGRFGPENFEGRDDASELEGGYFVSPTLFRGATNDMRVCREEIFGPVTCAIPFEDDDEALAIANDTDYGLACGVWTRDLKRAHRFVRDVQAGAVWVNTYRRIHWAAPFGGFKDSGYGRDSGLESLRGYQQTKTAWIDLA, from the coding sequence ATGACGCTGCTCTCGGGCGATCGGATCGACCACTGGATCGCGGGGACGCGCGTCGCCCCCGCTGGCGGCGCGTACCTGGCGAGCGTCGATCCGTCCGTCGGCAAACCCTGGATCGAGATTCCGGACGGGGACGCGAGCGACGTCGACGCGGCGGTCGCCGCGGCGAAGGCGGCCTTCGGAGGCCCGTGGCACGACATGGCCGCGATGCAGCGAGCGGCGCTCCTTCGCGCGGCCGCCGTGGAGATCGCGAAGCACGCGGAAGAGCTCGCGACGATCGAGTGTCGCGACAACGGCAAGCCGATTCGCGAGGCGATCCCGGGCGACCTGCCCTCGGTCGTCGAGATGATGAACTACTGGGGCGGCCAGGCGGACAAGATCCACGGCTCGACCGTCGAGATCAGCCCGCTCTCCCACAACTTCGTCCGCCACGAGCCGCTCGGCGTCGTCGGGATCATCGTCCCCTGGAACTCCCCCCTCGCGATCCTCGCCGCGAAGGTCGGCGCCGCCCTCGCCGCCGGGAACACGGTCGTGCTGAAGCCGGCGGAGCAGGCTGCCGCTTCGATCCTCACGATCGCCGACTGCTTCGACGCGGCAGGCTTTCCGCCCGGCGTCGTGAACGTCGTGTCCGGGCGCGGGGAGGTCGTGGGTGATGCCCTCGTGCGCCACCCGGACGTGCGCAAGATCGCGATGACCGGCTCGACGGAGACTGCCCGCGTGATCAGCGAGCGCGCCGCGCCGACGCTCAAGCAGCTGGCCTTCGAGCTCGGCGGCAAGTCGCCGAACATCGTCTTCGCGGACGCGGATCTCGAGATCGCGGTCCCGGGCGCGAGCACGAACTCGGTGTTCACGGGCGGGGCCGGCCAGACCTGCGTCGCCGGCTCGCGGCTGCTGATCCACGCCTCGATCTACGACGAGCTGATCGACCGGATCGAGGCCCACGTCGCCGAGAACGTGCGACTCGGCAACGCCCTCGATCACGCCACCGCGATGGGCCCGATCGCCTTCGACCGACAGTACGAGAAGGTGAAGTCGTACATCGAGCTCGGCCAGAAGGAGGGCGCGGAGCTCGCTTTCGGGGGCCGCTTCGGACCCGAGAACTTCGAGGGGCGCGACGACGCCTCCGAGCTGGAAGGCGGCTATTTCGTCTCGCCGACCCTGTTCCGGGGCGCGACGAACGACATGCGCGTCTGTCGAGAGGAGATCTTCGGTCCTGTCACGTGCGCGATCCCCTTCGAGGACGACGACGAGGCCCTCGCGATCGCGAACGATACGGACTACGGCCTCGCCTGCGGCGTGTGGACGCGCGACCTGAAGCGCGCGCACCGCTTCGTGCGCGACGTGCAGGCGGGCGCCGTCTGGGTGAATACCTACCGGCGGATCCACTGGGCGGCGCCCTTCGGCGGCTTCAAGGACTCGGGCTACGGGCGCGATTCCGGGCTCGAGAGTCTTCGCGGCTATCAGCAGACGAAGACGGCCTGGATCGACCTCGCCTAG
- a CDS encoding CoA transferase, whose protein sequence is MPEAQALSGVRVLDLTNLFAAPQIAATLADFGADVVKVEPPGGDPIRRIGVSRDGASPQWALVARNKRSIALDLDDAADRARFERLLAEADVLVENLTTKLLTRWGCDYATLSARHPRLVVTSISCYGRTGPYADRAGAGTLAEAFSGFAHLNGEAEGPPMVPSLPLGDTLSGLSGVIGTMMALYARDRPGGTGRGQHVDVTMVEPILQLLALPLVTWDGQGPPPARMGSRVAGGVPRNLYRARDGDYLALSGTTDAQVARILTLLGRDGPADRERFGTSEARLAAADELDGHVAAWIAERSRDEALEAFHGIRIPVAPVNDLDAILEDPHVRARSSVTTLEDPRMGPLRFVAPAPQLSDTPGRHRHVGPEVGAHDAEVFRDWLGE, encoded by the coding sequence ATGCCGGAAGCCCAGGCCCTGTCGGGGGTCCGTGTCCTCGATCTGACGAATCTCTTCGCGGCCCCGCAGATCGCCGCCACCCTCGCGGATTTCGGGGCGGACGTGGTCAAGGTCGAGCCACCGGGGGGCGATCCGATCCGCCGGATCGGCGTGTCGAGGGACGGAGCGTCGCCGCAGTGGGCGCTGGTCGCGCGGAACAAGCGCAGCATCGCCCTCGATCTCGACGACGCGGCGGATCGCGCGCGCTTCGAGCGCCTCCTGGCGGAAGCCGACGTCCTGGTCGAGAACCTGACGACGAAGCTGCTCACGCGCTGGGGTTGCGACTACGCGACGCTGTCGGCGCGCCATCCCCGGCTCGTGGTGACGAGCATCTCCTGCTACGGACGGACGGGGCCCTACGCGGATCGCGCGGGGGCCGGGACCCTGGCGGAGGCCTTCTCCGGCTTCGCGCACCTGAACGGGGAAGCCGAGGGGCCGCCGATGGTGCCGTCGCTGCCGCTCGGAGACACGCTCTCGGGGCTGTCCGGCGTGATCGGCACGATGATGGCGCTCTACGCCCGGGACCGACCGGGCGGGACCGGTCGGGGACAGCACGTCGACGTGACGATGGTCGAGCCGATCCTGCAGCTGCTCGCGCTCCCGCTCGTCACCTGGGACGGCCAAGGCCCTCCGCCCGCGCGCATGGGCAGTCGGGTCGCCGGCGGCGTGCCGCGCAACCTCTACCGGGCGCGGGACGGCGACTATCTCGCGCTCTCGGGGACGACCGACGCGCAGGTGGCCCGGATCCTCACGCTCCTGGGGCGCGACGGTCCGGCGGACCGCGAACGCTTCGGGACGAGCGAAGCGCGACTCGCGGCGGCGGACGAGCTCGACGGTCACGTCGCGGCCTGGATCGCGGAGCGGTCCCGCGACGAAGCCCTCGAGGCGTTCCACGGGATCCGGATTCCGGTCGCCCCGGTGAACGACCTCGACGCGATCCTCGAGGATCCCCACGTGCGCGCGAGATCGAGCGTCACGACGCTCGAGGATCCGCGGATGGGTCCGCTCCGATTCGTCGCGCCGGCGCCGCAGCTGTCGGACACACCGGGGCGCCATCGGCACGTGGGCCCCGAGGTCGGCGCGCACGATGCCGAAGTCTTCCGGGACTGGCTCGGCGAGTAG
- a CDS encoding Zn-dependent alcohol dehydrogenase, with product MRAAVMYETHRPLVVEDIDVESPRDGEVLVRIAASGVCRSDLHALEGESPVSQPPMVLGHEGAGVVEEVGPGVNGLAKGDAVVIALYGPCGTCNECRAGDITNCWSETRTHNMYGRMPDGTTRLSKDGTAIAPMCGSGSLAEYAVVREAQLVKIDPGIPLDLACLAGCGVTTGIGAALNIARVLPGSSALVIGCGGVGLNVIQGTAIAGAARIIACDTQRSKLDLAADLGATDCLLIEPAEDIPERVKTLVPAGVDYAFEVVGHTPLVTQAFDSTRTGGTTVMVGAPPPGTQVTIDSRVLFSDRKLLGCMGGGNIPARDIPRIMRHYQQGTLDLEKLVETRIPLAEVNDAFEALRRGETVRTVVEP from the coding sequence ATGCGCGCAGCGGTCATGTACGAGACCCATCGCCCCCTCGTCGTCGAGGACATCGACGTCGAGAGCCCTCGGGACGGCGAGGTCCTGGTCCGGATCGCGGCCTCGGGCGTCTGCCGCTCCGACCTCCACGCCCTCGAGGGCGAGAGCCCGGTCTCGCAACCACCGATGGTGCTCGGACACGAGGGCGCCGGCGTCGTCGAGGAGGTGGGGCCCGGCGTGAACGGACTCGCGAAGGGCGATGCCGTCGTGATCGCGCTCTACGGCCCCTGTGGCACCTGCAACGAGTGCCGCGCCGGGGACATCACCAACTGCTGGAGCGAGACGCGCACCCACAACATGTACGGGCGCATGCCCGACGGGACGACGCGCCTGTCGAAGGACGGGACGGCGATCGCGCCGATGTGCGGCTCGGGGTCCCTCGCCGAGTACGCGGTCGTGCGGGAAGCCCAGCTCGTGAAGATCGACCCCGGGATCCCCCTCGACCTCGCCTGCCTCGCGGGCTGTGGCGTGACGACCGGGATCGGGGCCGCGCTCAACATCGCCCGGGTCCTCCCCGGTTCGAGCGCCCTCGTGATCGGCTGCGGCGGCGTCGGCCTGAACGTGATCCAGGGAACCGCGATCGCCGGCGCCGCCCGGATCATCGCCTGCGACACCCAGCGATCGAAGCTCGACCTCGCCGCGGATCTCGGCGCGACGGACTGCCTGCTGATCGAGCCCGCCGAGGACATTCCGGAACGCGTGAAGACCCTCGTCCCTGCCGGTGTCGACTACGCCTTCGAAGTCGTCGGCCACACGCCGCTCGTGACCCAGGCCTTCGATTCGACGCGAACGGGCGGAACGACCGTCATGGTCGGCGCACCGCCGCCCGGCACGCAGGTCACGATCGACAGTCGCGTCCTCTTCTCCGACCGCAAGCTCCTCGGCTGCATGGGCGGCGGCAACATCCCCGCCCGCGACATCCCGCGCATCATGCGCCACTACCAGCAGGGCACGCTCGACCTCGAGAAGCTCGTCGAGACGCGGATCCCCCTCGCCGAGGTCAACGACGCGTTCGAGGCCCTGCGGCGCGGCGAGACCGTTCGAACCGTCGTCGAGCCCTGA
- a CDS encoding amino acid permease — protein MPERSGVTYRSADEDYFEQRGLRRFAGVWSLWALGVGAVISGDFFGWNYGLLSGGFGGLLIATGIVAVMYVGLCFSIAELSPALPHTGGAYSFGRTAFGPWGGFLTGLAESIEYVLTPAVIVVGIGGYVGTILDTGLGLAVPAPLLWAIFYAIFVGVNIAGVELTFRVTVAITALALAVLAVFWIGALPHFSWEAALAVEPSPGHTRWLPNGWQGVTACLPFAVWFYLAIEQLPLAAEESHDPKRDMPRGLLWGLATLIVASLLTLFLNAGIAPGAAVVGASEEPLFLAFRTIFGPGAGATGLALAAVAGLVASFHAIIYAYGRNIYSLSRAGYFPTWMSRTHPTRKTPHVALVVGAVSGYVVALLIEYGQAFLGDVPVGGVLLNMAVFGAVIAYLMQMAAYLKIKGLEGLERPYLSPLGRAGAIVAAAIAALTLVFLFVNEDYRPGIYGVAGWYALSVVYFAVYARHRMILSPEEEFAEQAVGR, from the coding sequence ATGCCCGAGCGAAGCGGCGTCACGTACCGGAGCGCCGACGAGGACTACTTCGAACAGCGCGGCCTGCGGCGTTTCGCCGGCGTCTGGTCGCTCTGGGCACTCGGCGTCGGCGCCGTCATCTCGGGGGACTTCTTCGGCTGGAACTACGGCCTGCTCTCGGGAGGATTCGGCGGCCTGCTGATCGCGACGGGGATCGTCGCGGTCATGTACGTCGGACTCTGCTTCTCGATCGCCGAGCTCTCCCCGGCCCTCCCCCACACGGGCGGCGCCTACTCGTTCGGTCGGACCGCCTTCGGTCCCTGGGGCGGCTTCCTGACCGGCCTCGCCGAGAGCATCGAGTACGTCCTCACCCCCGCGGTCATCGTCGTCGGGATCGGCGGCTACGTGGGCACGATCCTCGACACGGGACTCGGCCTCGCCGTTCCCGCCCCGCTCCTCTGGGCGATCTTCTACGCGATCTTCGTCGGCGTGAACATCGCCGGCGTGGAGCTCACCTTCCGCGTCACCGTCGCGATCACGGCCCTCGCCCTCGCGGTCCTCGCGGTGTTCTGGATCGGCGCCCTGCCCCACTTCTCGTGGGAGGCCGCCCTCGCCGTCGAACCGTCGCCGGGCCACACGCGCTGGCTGCCGAACGGCTGGCAGGGCGTGACCGCCTGCCTGCCCTTCGCCGTCTGGTTCTATCTCGCGATCGAGCAGCTGCCGCTGGCCGCCGAGGAGAGCCACGACCCGAAGCGCGACATGCCGCGGGGACTCCTCTGGGGCCTCGCGACCCTGATCGTCGCGTCCCTGCTGACCCTCTTCCTGAACGCGGGCATCGCCCCGGGCGCCGCCGTCGTCGGCGCCTCGGAAGAGCCGCTCTTCCTCGCCTTCCGCACGATCTTCGGCCCGGGCGCAGGCGCGACGGGCCTCGCCCTGGCCGCGGTCGCTGGCCTCGTCGCGAGCTTCCACGCGATCATCTACGCGTACGGTCGCAACATCTACTCGCTCTCGCGCGCGGGCTACTTCCCGACCTGGATGTCGCGCACGCACCCGACCCGCAAGACGCCCCACGTCGCGCTCGTGGTCGGCGCGGTCTCGGGCTACGTGGTCGCGCTGCTGATCGAATACGGTCAGGCGTTCCTGGGCGACGTCCCCGTCGGCGGGGTGCTCCTCAACATGGCCGTCTTCGGGGCGGTGATCGCGTACCTGATGCAGATGGCGGCCTACCTGAAGATCAAGGGCCTCGAGGGGCTCGAGCGTCCGTACCTCAGCCCGCTGGGGCGCGCCGGAGCGATCGTCGCCGCCGCGATCGCTGCGCTGACCCTCGTGTTCCTCTTCGTGAACGAGGATTACCGGCCGGGGATCTACGGCGTGGCGGGCTGGTACGCGCTCTCGGTCGTCTACTTCGCCGTCTACGCCCGCCATCGCATGATCCTCTCGCCGGAAGAGGAGTTCGCGGAGCAGGCGGTCGGACGCTAG
- a CDS encoding amidohydrolase produces the protein MSQIVISADNHVNEPPHVFDRVPASMRDRAPKMLPGADGGHGWSFDGGPPKRTFGIEAMAGRSKDDYKLDGLSWDEILKGNYDGTAHLADMELDGVTGGVVVYPNQAIFTYMTEDRELGIACMRSYNDWMQEEFVAADPKRIVGFSLLPVDDGMDVAIAELERCVAKGSRAGFLPGMPKRPYNDGYYEPLWKAAAEAGIPLSFHRTFGGAPPDQDWDELVEQNVSVPGIASRFFCAVRPLTYMIFAGIFQRHPTLKVVAAEVNFGWIPFWLQTMDQEWETQKAWAPATIDCAPSSFVGENVFTTSLDDHVGYDLIRGGSPGLARSTMYSTDYPHSVTLWPDSKEHITKLTRGLTEEDKHAVLAGNAARVYGFEI, from the coding sequence ATGAGCCAGATCGTCATCTCCGCCGACAACCACGTGAACGAGCCGCCGCACGTCTTCGACCGCGTGCCGGCCTCGATGCGCGATCGCGCACCGAAGATGCTGCCCGGCGCCGATGGAGGGCACGGGTGGAGCTTCGACGGGGGGCCGCCGAAGCGCACCTTCGGGATCGAGGCGATGGCCGGTCGCTCGAAGGACGACTACAAGCTCGACGGTCTCTCCTGGGACGAGATCCTGAAGGGCAATTACGACGGCACCGCCCATCTCGCCGACATGGAGCTCGACGGCGTGACCGGGGGCGTCGTGGTCTACCCGAACCAGGCGATCTTCACCTACATGACCGAGGACCGGGAGCTGGGGATCGCCTGCATGCGCTCCTACAACGACTGGATGCAGGAGGAGTTCGTCGCGGCGGACCCGAAGCGGATCGTCGGCTTCAGTCTCCTGCCCGTCGACGATGGAATGGACGTCGCGATCGCCGAGCTCGAACGCTGCGTCGCCAAGGGATCGCGCGCGGGCTTCCTGCCCGGGATGCCGAAGCGCCCCTACAACGACGGCTACTACGAGCCCCTGTGGAAGGCCGCGGCCGAGGCCGGGATCCCGCTCTCGTTCCACCGGACCTTCGGCGGTGCGCCGCCGGACCAGGACTGGGACGAGCTCGTCGAGCAGAACGTGAGCGTGCCGGGAATCGCGAGCCGCTTCTTCTGTGCGGTCCGTCCCCTCACGTACATGATCTTCGCGGGGATCTTCCAGCGGCATCCGACGCTCAAGGTCGTCGCCGCAGAGGTGAACTTCGGATGGATTCCGTTCTGGCTCCAGACGATGGACCAGGAGTGGGAGACCCAGAAGGCGTGGGCGCCGGCGACGATCGACTGCGCGCCCTCGAGCTTCGTCGGCGAGAACGTCTTCACGACGAGCCTCGACGATCACGTGGGTTACGACCTGATCCGCGGCGGCTCCCCGGGGCTCGCCCGGTCGACGATGTACTCGACCGACTATCCGCACAGCGTGACGCTCTGGCCGGACTCGAAGGAGCACATCACGAAGCTCACGCGAGGTCTGACCGAAGAAGACAAGCACGCGGTCCTGGCGGGCAACGCGGCGCGGGTCTACGGCTTCGAGATCTGA
- a CDS encoding DUF3500 domain-containing protein → MKTTPLLALLLLLFPSVASAQASPPDEAARLGAGMGAFVATLDEDQRDSALYAWEDDERFDLRLAPLGLEGLRIDEMSDAQWGELEALLGRVLSPEGIETMNTIRSLENEVKEMEGGIFGFLMDRIRRVGRYFLAVFGEPAADGVWGFRFDGHHLSMNVTAVPGRPLSATPLFFGGQPREVPASMERAGLRVLDLEEDLAVAFLNGLSDAERGRARIPWQEGSAINRPMSISDDVDLVLPPAAGLARDAVSPASRAAFDALVDALLRHFQPGIAARYRAMLRGADGPVTIQYASFADDDAVPVEAGRALYYRIQGGGLSIEFDDTAEAADHIHLVYRHPENDFGRDLLGEHLASQHALAPRAPAAYSHRDP, encoded by the coding sequence ATGAAGACGACTCCCCTCCTCGCCCTCCTTCTCCTCCTCTTCCCGAGCGTCGCGTCCGCGCAGGCCAGTCCGCCCGACGAGGCCGCCCGGCTCGGCGCCGGAATGGGGGCCTTCGTCGCGACCCTCGACGAGGACCAGCGTGACTCGGCGCTCTACGCCTGGGAGGACGACGAGCGATTCGACCTTCGGCTCGCGCCCCTCGGACTCGAAGGGCTTCGCATCGACGAGATGAGCGACGCCCAGTGGGGCGAGCTCGAAGCGCTCCTCGGTCGCGTCCTCTCGCCGGAAGGGATCGAGACGATGAACACGATCCGCAGCCTCGAGAACGAGGTCAAGGAGATGGAGGGCGGAATCTTCGGCTTCCTGATGGATCGCATCCGGCGGGTCGGCCGCTATTTCCTCGCCGTCTTCGGCGAGCCCGCCGCGGACGGGGTCTGGGGCTTCCGCTTCGACGGACACCATCTCTCGATGAACGTGACGGCCGTCCCCGGACGCCCGCTCTCCGCGACGCCGCTCTTCTTCGGCGGTCAGCCGCGGGAGGTCCCCGCTTCGATGGAACGGGCGGGGCTCCGCGTGCTCGATCTGGAGGAAGACCTCGCGGTCGCTTTCCTGAACGGCCTCTCCGACGCCGAACGGGGCAGGGCCCGGATCCCCTGGCAGGAGGGCAGCGCGATCAACCGCCCGATGTCGATCAGCGACGACGTCGACCTCGTCCTGCCGCCGGCGGCGGGACTCGCGCGCGACGCCGTCTCACCCGCATCCCGAGCTGCCTTCGACGCGCTCGTGGACGCGCTCCTGCGCCATTTCCAGCCCGGAATCGCGGCGCGCTATCGCGCGATGCTGCGCGGCGCGGACGGCCCCGTCACGATCCAGTACGCCTCCTTCGCCGACGACGACGCCGTCCCCGTCGAGGCGGGGCGAGCGCTCTACTACAGGATCCAGGGCGGAGGCCTCTCGATCGAGTTCGACGACACCGCCGAAGCCGCCGATCACATCCACCTCGTGTACCGCCACCCGGAGAACGACTTCGGTCGCGACCTCCTCGGGGAACACCTCGCGAGCCAGCACGCGCTCGCACCCCGCGCTCCCGCAGCCTACTCTCACCGCGACCCCTGA
- a CDS encoding ecdysteroid 22-kinase family protein, which produces MSDSFDGKLLSRIDQLRGGVRLGLRTARAFGRVIEDEIGDRLGNALPATREGVARRSVMDDLLQNHTPEGQMPMPRLRSVKLPGVDFESSNCVNFLVELEFEGRRDDLPGTAYVKIPCEETWPRVFANTLGYWSLECLFCSRIAQHIPIRIPKVYAVAERGSRFVLVMENLHESPGVQMFINRDMAAGTTPERAARVLETFAELHAHFWGWGRTQRESLLPREFDTYRSRRSKRVTPMLNYAALEPAHQAAPDLVTERLVETCRIAVDRWDAILDAWFHGPMTLCHGDSHLGNCFEYEEDGRTRVGMIDFQAVQWSKGMRDVQYFLINSLEPDVLAENEETLIRGYCDALATRGVDLPYADAFEQYRAFSYQTLMVGVVPLGLAGLTERNETVLAVTRRSAAAVERLGFREWVEQL; this is translated from the coding sequence ATGTCCGACTCCTTCGATGGAAAGCTCCTGTCTCGAATCGATCAGCTGAGGGGAGGCGTCCGCCTCGGGCTCCGGACCGCGCGGGCCTTCGGGCGCGTGATCGAGGACGAGATCGGAGATCGGCTCGGAAACGCGCTCCCGGCGACGCGGGAGGGGGTCGCGCGGCGCAGCGTGATGGACGACCTGCTCCAGAACCACACACCGGAAGGGCAGATGCCGATGCCGCGGCTCCGGAGCGTGAAGCTCCCCGGAGTCGACTTCGAGAGCAGCAACTGCGTGAACTTCCTGGTCGAGCTCGAGTTCGAGGGACGACGCGACGATCTCCCCGGGACCGCCTACGTGAAGATCCCCTGCGAAGAGACCTGGCCGCGCGTCTTCGCGAATACCCTCGGATACTGGTCCCTCGAGTGTCTCTTCTGCTCCCGGATCGCCCAGCACATCCCGATCCGGATCCCGAAGGTCTACGCCGTCGCCGAGCGCGGCTCCCGCTTCGTCCTCGTGATGGAGAACCTGCACGAGAGCCCGGGCGTCCAGATGTTCATCAACCGGGACATGGCAGCGGGGACCACCCCCGAACGCGCCGCCCGCGTCCTCGAGACCTTCGCCGAGCTGCACGCCCACTTCTGGGGCTGGGGGCGGACCCAGCGGGAGTCCCTGCTGCCGCGGGAGTTCGACACCTACCGCTCGCGACGCTCGAAGCGCGTGACGCCGATGCTCAACTACGCGGCCCTCGAACCGGCCCACCAGGCGGCGCCCGACCTCGTGACCGAGCGCCTCGTCGAGACGTGCAGGATCGCCGTCGATCGATGGGACGCGATCCTCGACGCATGGTTCCACGGACCCATGACGCTCTGCCATGGCGACAGCCACCTCGGCAACTGCTTCGAGTACGAGGAGGACGGGCGGACGCGGGTCGGCATGATCGATTTCCAGGCGGTGCAGTGGAGCAAGGGCATGCGCGACGTGCAGTACTTCCTGATCAACTCCCTCGAGCCGGACGTCCTCGCGGAGAACGAAGAGACCCTGATCCGAGGCTACTGCGACGCCCTCGCGACCCGCGGTGTCGACCTGCCCTACGCGGATGCCTTCGAGCAGTACCGAGCCTTCTCCTACCAGACCCTGATGGTCGGCGTCGTCCCGCTCGGACTCGCCGGACTCACCGAGCGGAACGAAACCGTGCTCGCGGTGACGCGACGCTCCGCCGCCGCGGTCGAGCGGCTCGGCTTCCGGGAGTGGGTCGAGCAGCTCTAG